From Cellulomonas chengniuliangii, the proteins below share one genomic window:
- a CDS encoding DUF4032 domain-containing protein produces MSPRPQRLQITAASPDPALLDLPWHIPLEDWPAENLAALPRGISRHIVRFARLSGGVIAIKEIGESVAYREYELLRQLNRLDVPGVEPVGVITGRSSPEGEPLEAVLITKHLQFSLPYRALFSQALRPDTATRLIDALAVLLVRLHLIGFYWGDVSLSNTLFRRDAETFAAYLVDAETGDLHDTLTDGQRGYDLEVARVNIIGELMDLQAGEFLEDDVDAIAIGQMLVDRYEELWTALTDAESFGLGDRWRVQARIERLNDLGFDVGELDITTDVGGTTVSIQPKVVDAGHHSRRLMRLTGLDVQENQARRLLNDLDSFRAASHRQGEDESFAAHDWLTEVFEPAVRAVPRELRLKLEPAQVFHELLDHRWFLSQQQRRDVPMPEATRSYVENILPGRPDEQAILGVSAADLREDAHPTGSIPAVDDATRSHR; encoded by the coding sequence ATGAGTCCCCGCCCGCAGCGGTTGCAGATCACCGCCGCGTCACCTGATCCGGCCCTTCTCGACCTCCCCTGGCACATCCCGCTCGAGGACTGGCCCGCTGAGAACCTCGCCGCCCTCCCCCGCGGCATCTCGCGCCACATCGTGCGGTTCGCCCGCCTGTCGGGCGGGGTCATCGCCATCAAGGAGATCGGCGAGTCAGTTGCCTACCGCGAGTACGAGCTGCTGCGCCAGCTCAACCGCCTCGACGTGCCCGGCGTCGAGCCGGTGGGCGTCATCACCGGCCGGTCCTCCCCCGAGGGCGAGCCCCTCGAGGCGGTGCTCATCACCAAGCACCTGCAGTTCTCGCTGCCGTACCGCGCGCTGTTCAGCCAGGCGCTGCGCCCCGACACCGCGACCCGGCTCATCGACGCCCTCGCCGTGCTGCTGGTGCGCCTGCACCTGATCGGCTTCTACTGGGGCGACGTGTCGCTGTCGAACACGCTGTTCCGGCGCGACGCCGAGACCTTCGCGGCGTACCTCGTCGACGCCGAGACCGGCGACCTGCACGACACGCTCACCGACGGCCAACGCGGCTACGACCTCGAGGTCGCACGCGTGAACATCATCGGCGAGCTGATGGACCTGCAGGCCGGGGAGTTCCTCGAGGACGACGTCGACGCGATCGCGATCGGCCAAATGCTCGTCGACCGGTACGAGGAGCTGTGGACCGCGCTGACGGACGCGGAGTCCTTCGGCCTGGGCGACCGGTGGCGGGTGCAGGCCCGCATCGAGCGCCTCAACGACCTGGGCTTCGACGTGGGCGAGCTCGACATCACCACGGACGTGGGCGGCACCACCGTGAGCATCCAGCCGAAGGTCGTCGACGCCGGGCACCACTCCCGGCGGCTGATGCGCCTCACGGGCCTCGACGTCCAGGAGAACCAGGCCCGCCGGCTGCTCAACGACCTCGACTCGTTCCGCGCCGCGTCCCACCGGCAGGGCGAGGACGAGTCCTTCGCCGCGCACGACTGGCTCACCGAGGTGTTCGAGCCGGCGGTCCGCGCCGTGCCGCGCGAGCTGCGGCTCAAGCTCGAGCCGGCGCAGGTGTTCCACGAGCTGCTGGACCACCGGTGGTTCCTCTCGCAGCAGCAGCGCCGCGACGTGCCCATGCCCGAGGCGACCCGCTCCTACGTGGAGAACATCCTCCCGGGCCGGCCGGACGAGCAGGCGATCCTCGGGGTCAGCGCCGCCGACCTGCGGGAGGACGCACACCCGACGGGGTCGATCCCCGCCGTCGACGACGCCACGCGCTCCCACCGCTGA
- a CDS encoding LLM class flavin-dependent oxidoreductase: MSHPPVPLSVLDLSPVSSGSTPADALRRTLDLAQAAERAGYQRYWLAEHHLNPGVAGASPAVVAALVAQATTAIRVGSAAVILGNYSPLQVAEQWGTIAALHPGRVDLGIGRSGIGRSGGAGRPGATPPGRADAGGVAPAEQSPPAPAGAPVTPVPGDAGRWQVVDGVVIPPVRPTAYDPARLALQARLLGRAPGDGDGFGADVRDILAFFAGTYRAPEGRPVAVTPAEGTDVQLWVHGSSAGPSAQLAGELGLPYGANYHVAPATLLESVAAYRAAFTPSADFPEPYVIVSVDVVVGADDQAARALAAGYGPWVQSIRSGHGAIPYPDVHEARAIQAGWAPEDHAAVRDRTETRLVGSPQTVVTRLAALQRLTGADELLVTTVTHRHEDRVRSYELLAEAWAAQATPAVAHVEHQHADALDAAATAATTELLRAAARS; encoded by the coding sequence ATGTCGCACCCACCTGTCCCGCTGTCCGTGCTGGACCTGAGCCCGGTCTCGTCCGGGAGCACCCCGGCCGACGCGCTGCGCCGCACGCTCGACCTGGCCCAGGCGGCCGAGCGAGCGGGGTACCAGCGGTACTGGCTCGCCGAGCACCACCTCAACCCGGGGGTGGCCGGCGCCAGCCCTGCCGTGGTCGCCGCCCTCGTCGCGCAGGCCACCACGGCCATCCGCGTCGGCTCGGCGGCCGTGATCCTGGGCAACTACTCCCCGCTGCAGGTCGCCGAGCAGTGGGGGACCATCGCCGCGCTGCACCCGGGGCGGGTGGACCTGGGGATCGGCCGCTCGGGCATCGGTCGATCGGGCGGCGCGGGCCGTCCAGGCGCCACGCCCCCCGGGCGGGCGGACGCCGGAGGGGTGGCCCCCGCCGAGCAGTCGCCCCCGGCGCCGGCTGGCGCCCCGGTCACGCCGGTTCCCGGTGATGCGGGGAGGTGGCAGGTCGTGGACGGGGTGGTGATCCCGCCGGTCCGGCCCACGGCCTACGACCCCGCGCGGCTCGCACTCCAGGCCCGCCTGCTCGGGCGCGCCCCCGGCGACGGGGACGGGTTCGGCGCCGATGTGCGGGACATCCTCGCGTTCTTCGCGGGCACGTACCGGGCGCCCGAGGGGCGGCCCGTCGCAGTGACCCCCGCCGAGGGCACGGATGTGCAGCTGTGGGTGCACGGGTCCAGCGCGGGGCCGAGCGCTCAGCTCGCCGGCGAGCTCGGCCTGCCGTACGGCGCGAACTACCACGTCGCGCCCGCGACGCTCCTGGAGTCGGTGGCGGCGTACCGGGCGGCCTTCACGCCGTCCGCTGACTTCCCGGAGCCCTACGTCATCGTCTCGGTGGACGTCGTGGTCGGGGCCGACGACCAGGCAGCGCGGGCGCTCGCGGCCGGCTACGGGCCGTGGGTGCAGTCGATCCGCAGCGGCCACGGCGCCATCCCGTACCCGGACGTCCACGAGGCCCGCGCGATCCAGGCGGGCTGGGCGCCGGAGGACCACGCGGCCGTGCGCGACCGCACCGAGACCCGGCTCGTGGGCTCGCCGCAGACGGTCGTCACCCGTCTTGCGGCACTGCAGCGCCTCACTGGCGCGGACGAGCTGCTCGTCACCACGGTGACGCACCGCCACGAGGACAGGGTCCGCAGCTACGAGCTGCTGGCGGAGGCGTGGGCCGCGCAGGCGACGCCGGCCGTCGCGCACGTCGAGCACCAGCACGCGGACGCGCTCGACGCGGCCGCCACCGCGGCCACCACGGAGCTGCTGCGCGCGGCGGCACGGTCATGA
- a CDS encoding NADPH-dependent FMN reductase gives MTTSAVTPTTPATDASSASRSRLHVLPVVGNPRPGSRTRVAAESLSRAIAQRLGGGLTPTVDLADLAPELFAATRPAVDDALRRLASAHVAVVATPVYKASYTGLLKAFLDLYGADGLRGVVAVPLVVSGSPAHSLAGEVHLRPLLVELGASVPTRALALTEAQLADLDEVVATWVDAHGPLLDAAAVRA, from the coding sequence ATGACCACGTCAGCCGTCACCCCGACCACCCCTGCGACCGACGCGTCGAGCGCGTCGCGCTCCCGACTCCACGTCCTCCCCGTCGTCGGCAACCCGCGACCCGGGTCCCGCACCCGGGTCGCCGCCGAGTCGCTGTCCCGGGCGATCGCCCAACGGCTCGGCGGCGGGCTCACCCCCACCGTGGACCTCGCGGACCTGGCGCCCGAGCTCTTCGCGGCGACCCGGCCGGCCGTCGACGACGCGCTGCGCCGGCTGGCGTCCGCGCACGTCGCGGTGGTCGCCACCCCCGTCTACAAGGCCAGCTACACCGGGCTGCTGAAGGCCTTCCTCGACCTGTACGGGGCAGACGGCCTGCGCGGCGTCGTCGCCGTGCCGCTCGTCGTCTCGGGGAGTCCCGCGCATTCCCTGGCCGGGGAGGTGCATCTGCGGCCGCTGCTCGTCGAGCTGGGGGCCAGCGTCCCCACCCGCGCGCTCGCGCTCACGGAGGCCCAGCTCGCCGACCTGGACGAGGTGGTCGCGACCTGGGTGGACGCCCATGGCCCGCTGCTCGACGCAGCGGCGGTCCGCGCATGA
- a CDS encoding ABC transporter ATP-binding protein translates to MATVTFDNATRVYPGTERPAVDALNLHVEDGEFLVLVGPSGCGKSTSLRMLAGLEDVNGGRILIGDRDVTDVQPKDRDIAMVFQNYALYPHMTVADNMGFALKIAGTPKAEIRARVEEAAKILDLTEYLDRKPKALSGGQRQRVAMGRAIVRQPQVFLMDEPLSNLDAKLRVQTRTQIASLQRRLGVTTVYVTHDQTEALTMGDRIAVLKDGLLQQVGTPRDMYDTPKNVFVAGFIGSPAMNLGTFSVLEGYAQVGRARIAVPRQVISDLTPDDKNQITIGFRPESLDVVPEGTPDAIPVIVNLVEELGSDAFVYGALTNEFGAAEAVHSGAGDAQIIVRVDPRQVPGKGETIWVRIRTGEQHLFHAGSGERIAV, encoded by the coding sequence ATGGCTACGGTCACGTTCGACAACGCCACCCGGGTCTACCCCGGCACGGAGCGTCCCGCGGTGGACGCCCTCAACCTCCACGTCGAAGACGGCGAGTTCCTCGTCCTCGTCGGCCCCTCCGGCTGCGGCAAGTCGACCTCGCTGCGCATGCTCGCCGGCCTCGAGGACGTCAACGGCGGCCGCATCCTCATTGGTGACCGCGACGTCACCGACGTGCAGCCGAAGGACCGCGACATCGCGATGGTCTTCCAGAACTACGCGCTGTACCCGCACATGACGGTCGCCGACAACATGGGCTTCGCGCTCAAGATCGCCGGCACGCCGAAGGCGGAGATCCGCGCCCGCGTCGAGGAGGCCGCCAAGATCCTCGACCTCACCGAGTACCTCGACCGCAAGCCGAAGGCCCTCTCGGGTGGCCAGCGCCAGCGTGTCGCGATGGGCCGCGCGATCGTGCGCCAGCCGCAGGTGTTCCTCATGGACGAGCCGCTGTCGAACCTCGACGCCAAGCTCCGCGTCCAGACGCGCACACAGATCGCGTCGCTGCAGCGCCGCCTCGGCGTCACGACGGTCTACGTCACGCACGACCAGACCGAGGCGCTGACCATGGGCGACCGCATCGCGGTCCTCAAGGACGGCCTGCTCCAGCAGGTCGGCACGCCGCGCGACATGTACGACACCCCGAAGAACGTCTTCGTCGCCGGCTTCATCGGCTCCCCGGCCATGAACCTCGGCACGTTCTCGGTCCTCGAGGGCTACGCCCAGGTCGGCCGCGCCCGCATCGCCGTCCCGCGCCAGGTCATCTCCGACCTCACGCCCGACGACAAGAACCAGATCACCATCGGGTTCCGCCCCGAGTCGCTCGACGTGGTGCCCGAGGGCACCCCGGACGCGATCCCGGTCATCGTGAACCTCGTCGAGGAGCTCGGCTCCGACGCGTTCGTCTACGGCGCTCTGACCAACGAGTTCGGCGCTGCCGAGGCCGTGCACTCCGGCGCCGGCGACGCTCAGATCATCGTGCGCGTCGACCCGCGCCAGGTCCCCGGCAAGGGCGAGACGATCTGGGTCCGGATCCGCACCGGCGAGCAGCACCTGTTCCACGCGGGCTCGGGCGAGCGCATCGCCGTCTGA
- a CDS encoding amino acid ABC transporter ATP-binding protein has protein sequence MGAAGHVEVRGVHKAFGPLKVLRGVDLEVRPGEVTVILGPSGSGKSTLLRAINHLEKVDRGLVSLDGELIGYRRTARGTLQELKEREVLRQRSHIGFVFQSFNLFPHLTALENVVEAPVSAQGRPRAEVEAEARALLERVGLADKADVHPRRLSGGQQQRVAIARALALRPKVVLFDEPTSALDPELVGEVLDVIKDLASSGTTLVVVTHEIGFAREVATTVVFMDEGLIVEQGTPAEVLEHPRHERTRAFLDKVL, from the coding sequence ATGGGGGCGGCAGGGCACGTGGAGGTGCGCGGCGTGCACAAGGCCTTCGGCCCGCTCAAGGTGCTGCGCGGCGTCGACCTGGAGGTCCGGCCCGGCGAGGTGACGGTGATCCTGGGCCCCTCGGGCTCGGGCAAGTCGACGCTGCTGCGCGCGATCAACCACCTCGAGAAGGTGGACCGGGGACTGGTGTCCCTCGACGGCGAGCTGATCGGCTACCGGCGCACGGCACGCGGGACCCTGCAGGAGCTCAAGGAGCGGGAGGTGCTGCGGCAGCGGTCGCACATCGGGTTCGTGTTCCAGTCCTTCAACCTGTTCCCGCACCTGACGGCGCTCGAGAACGTGGTCGAGGCCCCCGTGTCAGCGCAGGGCCGGCCGCGGGCCGAGGTCGAGGCCGAGGCGCGCGCGCTCCTCGAGCGGGTGGGACTCGCGGACAAGGCCGACGTGCACCCGCGCCGGCTCTCGGGCGGGCAGCAGCAGCGTGTGGCCATCGCACGGGCCCTCGCGCTGCGCCCCAAGGTCGTCCTGTTCGACGAGCCGACGTCCGCCCTCGACCCCGAGCTGGTGGGCGAGGTGCTCGACGTGATCAAGGACCTCGCGTCGTCGGGGACCACGCTCGTCGTCGTCACCCACGAGATCGGCTTCGCCCGCGAGGTCGCCACCACCGTGGTGTTCATGGACGAGGGGCTGATCGTCGAGCAGGGCACGCCCGCCGAGGTCCTCGAGCACCCCCGGCACGAGCGCACCCGCGCGTTCCTCGACAAGGTCCTCTGA
- a CDS encoding ABC transporter permease subunit (The N-terminal region of this protein, as described by TIGR01726, is a three transmembrane segment that identifies a subfamily of ABC transporter permease subunits, which specificities that include histidine, arginine, glutamine, glutamate, L-cystine (sic), the opines (in Agrobacterium) octopine and nopaline, etc.) translates to MTVQTRPVGSAGVADLEVRYVHQSDPLVRPLLDDLAREYADRYESLRETIADDLSRYPAEEFAGPDGALVLLLSDGAPVAGGAFRRYDDTTAELKRIWTRSDQRRRGLGRRVLEELEREIGARGYTRVYLTTGPRQPEACALYLSTGYAALFDVAADPEELDGPLPFEKRLRPAAPEDVAVTTGATGPALAPRLAATAVDLDARVVPARHVGRWLATAGTLVLLAMVISSLTTNARWEWSIVWQYLTWPSVLDGLWGTVRLTATAAVIGFGLGTVLALMRLSPSPLLRAVSWTYTWVFRSVPLILQLLLWYNLAYLYPTLSLGVPFGPELLQFGTLDVIDKFGAAVLGLGLSQAAYSAEIVRAGILSVDQGQHEAAAALGLPRRRQQRRIILPQAMRTIVPTAVNEIIGLVKGTSVVYVLAYGELFYIVGVIYGRNQRVVPLLLVAGIWYLLLTTVITVVQYYVERHYAKGALRTLPPTPVQRVRWAAGVLWSRVTGRPLPQGLPPGHLARTSLASHVLVRSRATAQGRGGQL, encoded by the coding sequence ATGACCGTGCAGACGCGGCCCGTCGGGTCGGCAGGGGTGGCGGACCTCGAGGTGCGCTACGTGCACCAGAGCGACCCACTGGTCCGCCCGCTGCTGGACGACCTTGCCCGGGAGTACGCCGACCGGTACGAGAGCCTGCGGGAGACGATCGCCGACGACCTGTCCCGGTACCCGGCCGAGGAGTTCGCCGGCCCTGACGGCGCCCTGGTGCTGCTGCTCTCCGACGGCGCGCCCGTCGCCGGCGGCGCCTTCCGCCGGTACGACGACACGACCGCCGAGCTCAAGCGGATCTGGACCCGCTCCGACCAGCGTCGCCGGGGCCTCGGCCGCCGGGTGCTCGAGGAGCTCGAACGGGAGATCGGCGCCCGGGGGTACACCCGCGTGTACCTCACGACGGGGCCGCGTCAGCCCGAGGCGTGCGCGCTGTACCTGTCGACGGGCTACGCGGCGCTGTTCGACGTGGCCGCCGATCCCGAGGAGCTCGACGGTCCCCTCCCGTTCGAGAAGCGCCTGCGACCGGCGGCTCCCGAGGACGTTGCGGTCACGACCGGCGCGACCGGGCCCGCCCTCGCCCCGCGACTGGCCGCGACGGCGGTGGACCTCGACGCGCGCGTCGTCCCCGCGCGCCACGTCGGACGGTGGCTCGCCACCGCGGGGACGCTCGTGCTGCTCGCGATGGTGATCAGCTCGCTGACCACGAACGCCCGCTGGGAATGGTCGATCGTCTGGCAGTACCTGACCTGGCCGTCGGTGCTCGACGGCCTGTGGGGCACGGTGCGGCTCACGGCGACGGCCGCGGTGATCGGCTTCGGGCTGGGCACGGTCCTGGCGCTGATGCGCCTGTCGCCCTCGCCGCTGCTCCGGGCGGTGTCCTGGACCTACACCTGGGTGTTCAGGTCGGTGCCGCTGATCCTGCAGCTGCTGCTCTGGTACAACCTCGCGTACCTGTACCCGACCCTGTCGCTCGGCGTCCCGTTCGGCCCCGAGCTCCTGCAGTTCGGCACGCTGGACGTCATCGACAAGTTCGGGGCGGCGGTGCTCGGGCTGGGCCTGTCGCAGGCCGCGTACTCGGCGGAGATCGTGCGCGCGGGAATCCTCTCGGTCGACCAGGGGCAGCACGAGGCTGCCGCCGCCCTGGGCCTGCCCCGTCGCCGCCAACAGCGCCGGATCATCCTGCCGCAGGCCATGCGCACCATCGTGCCGACCGCCGTCAACGAGATCATCGGCCTGGTCAAGGGCACGTCGGTGGTCTACGTGCTCGCGTACGGCGAGCTGTTCTACATCGTCGGGGTGATCTACGGCCGCAACCAGCGCGTGGTGCCGCTGCTGCTCGTCGCGGGCATCTGGTACCTGCTGCTCACCACCGTCATCACGGTGGTCCAGTACTACGTGGAACGGCACTACGCGAAGGGCGCCCTGCGCACGCTCCCGCCCACACCGGTGCAGCGCGTCCGCTGGGCCGCCGGGGTGCTGTGGTCCCGGGTCACCGGGCGGCCGCTGCCGCAGGGCCTCCCGCCCGGCCACCTGGCCCGGACGTCGCTCGCCTCCCACGTGCTCGTCCGCAGCCGGGCCACCGCTCAGGGTCGGGGAGGGCAGCTCTGA
- a CDS encoding flavin reductase family protein has protein sequence MTADTPVRAQCAGTRGLAEARPAAPVRAHDEPHLSPDQYKQVFRRHPAGVAVVTLADPRTGLPVGFTATSVISVSAAPPVLAFSIASTSSSWPALARAATVVVNFLGDGQADLSTRFATHGIDRFAGTEHIRLAGGEPVLTGSRTWVHGRVLERIAVGDSHLVTVQAITSDTSAEGGPLVYHDRAYTQLADHYEI, from the coding sequence ATGACCGCCGACACGCCGGTGCGCGCACAGTGCGCCGGGACGCGGGGCCTCGCTGAGGCCCGCCCGGCGGCTCCCGTCCGGGCCCATGACGAGCCGCACCTGTCCCCGGACCAGTACAAGCAGGTGTTCCGCCGCCACCCGGCCGGGGTCGCGGTCGTCACGCTCGCGGACCCGCGCACCGGGCTCCCGGTGGGGTTCACCGCGACGTCGGTGATCTCGGTGTCGGCCGCCCCGCCGGTGCTGGCGTTCTCGATCGCGTCGACGTCCTCGAGCTGGCCAGCGCTCGCCAGGGCCGCCACTGTGGTGGTCAACTTCCTGGGCGACGGCCAGGCCGACCTCTCGACGCGGTTCGCCACGCACGGGATCGACCGGTTCGCGGGCACCGAGCACATCCGGCTCGCCGGCGGGGAGCCCGTGCTCACCGGGAGTCGGACGTGGGTGCACGGGCGGGTGCTCGAGCGCATCGCGGTGGGCGACAGCCACCTGGTGACCGTCCAGGCGATCACCTCGGACACGAGCGCCGAGGGAGGTCCGCTGGTCTACCACGACCGGGCGTACACCCAGCTCGCGGACCACTATGAGATCTGA
- a CDS encoding ABC transporter substrate-binding protein has translation MTALAVVPLLALAACAGAQAGTDVAAPEDDAAKAKAVGLQISTSPEQDRVRSTESPDAIALLPAAIAERGVLKVATSASGSAPLTFLADDEKTPIGNETDIAQLVADALGLELRLEVRAWADWPLALQSQDVDAVISNVTVTEERKELYDFSSYRNDQLGWIVGAEGDVEAITEPADIAGLKVAVGSGTNQEKILLAWNEENIANGLEPIKDGEPDYFDNLADALLALQSGRLDAYVGPNASLAFTAASSPQDFRIAGTLNGGWPLTAQIAVATLKGADLAPAVTAALAHVFDDGTYLEVLQRWGLEGEAIDKPETNPPGLPKTS, from the coding sequence GTGACCGCACTGGCCGTCGTGCCCCTGCTGGCGCTCGCCGCGTGCGCCGGCGCCCAGGCCGGCACGGACGTCGCAGCACCCGAGGACGACGCCGCGAAGGCGAAGGCCGTGGGGCTGCAGATCAGCACCAGCCCGGAGCAGGACAGGGTGCGCAGCACCGAGAGCCCCGACGCGATCGCCCTGCTGCCCGCCGCCATCGCCGAGCGGGGCGTGCTCAAGGTGGCGACGAGCGCCAGCGGCAGCGCGCCGCTCACCTTCCTGGCCGACGACGAGAAGACCCCCATCGGCAACGAGACCGACATCGCCCAGCTCGTCGCCGACGCCCTGGGCCTCGAGCTCCGGCTCGAGGTGCGGGCGTGGGCTGACTGGCCGCTCGCGCTCCAGTCGCAGGACGTCGACGCCGTCATCTCCAACGTGACCGTCACGGAGGAGCGCAAGGAGCTGTACGACTTCTCGTCGTACCGCAACGACCAGCTCGGGTGGATCGTCGGGGCCGAGGGCGATGTGGAGGCGATCACCGAGCCGGCGGACATCGCCGGGCTCAAGGTCGCCGTCGGATCGGGCACCAACCAGGAGAAGATCCTGCTCGCGTGGAACGAGGAGAACATCGCCAACGGGCTAGAACCGATCAAGGACGGGGAGCCGGACTACTTCGACAACCTCGCCGACGCGCTCCTCGCGCTGCAGTCCGGGCGCCTCGACGCGTACGTGGGCCCGAACGCCTCGCTGGCGTTCACCGCGGCGTCCTCGCCGCAGGACTTCCGGATCGCGGGGACGCTCAACGGCGGGTGGCCGCTGACGGCGCAGATCGCGGTGGCCACCCTCAAGGGCGCCGACCTGGCGCCCGCGGTGACGGCGGCGTTGGCACACGTCTTCGACGACGGGACCTACCTCGAGGTGCTCCAGCGCTGGGGGCTGGAGGGCGAGGCCATCGACAAGCCCGAGACCAACCCGCCGGGGTTGCCGAAGACCAGCTGA
- a CDS encoding PQQ-binding-like beta-propeller repeat protein, which produces MTGPAKTVRVLLDDGDEPAASKPHGSHEPTDEARRPANLRRWPIAAAAALLLVGGLVAAQGVIDRRERAATERLRDVPGVLLPVDESLRELWQTDLTWLWAPPVRVGTDLVVGQVGPDGSQTVRALRADTGEVLWEAPVAPPEPSPPTSMEWQATPPACQLAAADSLVSCQVWDGYELGAVEWAEPDEPDRPLPTRQRLVVIDPAERAIVVEHELERLGSVVMLDDVFVTATADAQGIVTVRARDVRSAQTRWTRDLAPVPADEGAALDDWATTWGTEAVLSPSPHGLGLSVMAAQGTWMLAADGAVLHAGPPGSRLESLRAGAVTLTDQATGSVVLLGADGSRAPHPGHAVRLTVDDGSAPGRCLMTRGGLIVHDCATGEPLWTLDSYVPTTGVLLDGVLYSSSASWVFAIDIVGEEVLWQWERENGAPSDNALHTDGRALLVPDEPTRSGSFSAPTRVVALSLADGEELWTAPINQEGSGSWLVSVAGMLALLEGAEPERLRLYGS; this is translated from the coding sequence GTGACAGGCCCGGCGAAGACGGTTCGCGTGCTCCTGGACGACGGCGATGAGCCGGCGGCCTCGAAGCCGCACGGCTCGCACGAGCCCACCGACGAGGCGCGACGCCCCGCGAACCTGCGACGGTGGCCGATCGCCGCAGCGGCGGCGCTGTTGCTGGTGGGCGGGCTCGTGGCCGCCCAGGGCGTCATCGACCGCCGGGAGCGCGCCGCGACGGAGCGCCTGCGGGACGTCCCGGGCGTGCTGCTCCCTGTCGACGAGTCCCTGCGCGAGCTGTGGCAGACGGACCTCACCTGGTTGTGGGCGCCGCCAGTCCGCGTGGGCACGGACTTGGTCGTGGGGCAGGTCGGGCCGGACGGCTCCCAGACGGTGCGCGCCCTCCGCGCTGACACTGGCGAGGTGCTGTGGGAGGCGCCGGTGGCGCCCCCCGAACCGTCCCCTCCGACGTCCATGGAGTGGCAGGCCACCCCGCCTGCCTGCCAGCTCGCCGCGGCCGACAGCCTCGTCTCGTGCCAGGTGTGGGACGGGTACGAGCTGGGGGCGGTCGAGTGGGCGGAGCCAGACGAGCCGGACCGCCCCCTCCCCACCCGGCAGCGGCTCGTGGTGATCGACCCCGCCGAGCGGGCCATCGTGGTGGAGCACGAGCTCGAGCGCCTCGGCTCGGTGGTGATGCTGGACGACGTCTTCGTCACGGCGACCGCCGACGCGCAGGGCATAGTCACGGTGCGGGCCAGGGACGTGCGCTCGGCCCAGACGCGGTGGACCCGCGACCTGGCGCCCGTGCCGGCCGACGAGGGCGCGGCTCTCGACGATTGGGCCACCACGTGGGGGACCGAGGCCGTGCTCTCCCCGAGCCCTCACGGCCTCGGGCTCTCCGTGATGGCCGCCCAGGGGACGTGGATGCTGGCGGCCGACGGCGCCGTGCTGCACGCGGGCCCGCCCGGCTCCCGGTTGGAGAGCCTGCGCGCGGGGGCGGTCACCCTCACCGACCAGGCGACGGGCTCCGTCGTCCTACTCGGCGCCGACGGGTCCCGCGCCCCCCACCCCGGGCACGCGGTGCGCCTCACCGTCGACGACGGATCAGCCCCGGGCCGGTGCCTCATGACCAGGGGCGGCCTGATCGTGCACGACTGCGCCACCGGGGAGCCGCTGTGGACGCTCGACTCCTACGTGCCCACCACGGGTGTGCTGCTCGACGGCGTCCTGTACAGCAGCTCGGCCTCCTGGGTCTTCGCCATCGACATCGTGGGCGAGGAGGTGCTCTGGCAGTGGGAACGCGAGAACGGCGCCCCCTCCGACAACGCCCTCCACACCGACGGGAGGGCGCTGCTCGTCCCGGACGAGCCGACCCGCTCAGGTTCCTTCTCGGCGCCCACCCGGGTCGTCGCCCTGTCGTTGGCGGACGGCGAAGAGCTCTGGACGGCGCCGATCAACCAGGAGGGATCGGGCAGCTGGCTCGTGAGCGTGGCGGGGATGCTGGCGCTCCTGGAGGGCGCCGAGCCAGAGCGGCTGCGCCTGTACGGCTCCTGA